The Chryseolinea soli genome contains a region encoding:
- a CDS encoding carbonic anhydrase, protein MNSLSTLKPLIGLKKTLVITCRECGMQVTDDFSGQVFTHSSLGAMLQRHDYLQQESLEYFVGTKGCTQIIVAGHMHCHVMDTLKKDPFLGRMLQFNLGAYFKNPNVRVLPKTVRDQMLLELNVIDQCKLLLDYPFLRDRMRTNDLHLMGVVMGNRPDQLKPVFYNNILYNTVIALN, encoded by the coding sequence ATGAACAGCCTTTCGACGCTAAAGCCCTTGATCGGGTTGAAGAAGACGTTAGTGATCACCTGCCGGGAGTGTGGAATGCAAGTGACGGATGATTTTTCCGGACAGGTGTTCACCCATTCTTCCCTTGGCGCGATGCTGCAACGTCACGACTATTTGCAACAAGAGAGCCTGGAGTACTTCGTGGGAACAAAAGGATGCACGCAGATCATTGTAGCCGGCCACATGCATTGCCATGTCATGGACACCTTGAAGAAGGATCCGTTTCTGGGCCGCATGCTGCAATTCAACCTGGGTGCCTATTTTAAAAATCCCAACGTACGGGTACTCCCCAAAACCGTGCGCGACCAAATGCTGCTGGAGCTGAACGTCATCGATCAGTGCAAACTGCTGCTGGACTATCCGTTTCTGCGCGACCGCATGCGGACGAACGATTTACACCTGATGGGAGTGGTGATGGGCAATCGCCCGGATCAACTCAAGCCTGTTTTTTATAACAACATCCTCTACAACACGGTTATTGCTTTGAATTGA
- a CDS encoding CheR family methyltransferase, translating into MLDIDIADLKRISEFIYQKYHYDFRNYAMSSFKRRVLRIMELKKLSVEGLLKKLNDSPPFINEFLDELTVNVTEMFRDPSFWRVMREEILPAIMLNHKQFKIWHAGCSSGEEVLSMCIMLKEMGVLHDVTMIATDLDVNILERAKAATYPIKNMELNEKNYIRFQGTKSFKDYYHEENGMAVFNKDLLMNVSFRRHDLVVGDIFNKFDLILCRNVMIYFNQTLQNEVLKKFHESLFKYGYLAIGSKESLIWCDYANRFIVVNNEEKIYKKIKD; encoded by the coding sequence ATGTTGGACATTGATATTGCCGACCTTAAACGGATCTCGGAGTTCATTTATCAGAAGTATCACTATGACTTTCGGAATTACGCCATGTCGTCTTTCAAACGGCGTGTGCTGCGGATCATGGAGCTGAAAAAGCTCTCGGTGGAAGGTCTCCTGAAAAAACTGAACGACTCCCCTCCCTTTATCAACGAATTTCTCGACGAACTCACGGTCAATGTTACCGAAATGTTTCGTGACCCCAGCTTTTGGCGCGTGATGCGCGAAGAGATCCTGCCGGCCATTATGCTCAACCATAAGCAATTCAAGATCTGGCATGCCGGCTGCTCCTCGGGCGAGGAAGTGCTTTCTATGTGCATTATGCTAAAAGAGATGGGCGTATTGCACGATGTGACCATGATCGCCACCGACCTGGACGTGAACATCCTGGAGCGCGCGAAGGCCGCTACCTACCCCATCAAGAACATGGAGCTCAATGAAAAGAACTACATCCGGTTCCAGGGCACCAAATCCTTCAAAGACTACTATCATGAAGAGAACGGCATGGCCGTTTTCAATAAAGACCTGTTGATGAACGTTTCGTTCCGCCGTCACGACCTGGTGGTGGGCGACATCTTTAACAAGTTCGATCTGATCTTGTGTCGCAATGTGATGATCTACTTCAACCAGACGTTGCAAAACGAGGTGTTGAAGAAATTTCATGAAAGCCTATTTAAATACGGATATCTGGCCATTGGGTCAAAAGAGTCGTTGATATGGTGCGATTACGCCAACCGTTTTATCGTGGTGAATAATGAGGAGAAGATTTATAAGAAAATAAAAGATTAG
- a CDS encoding saccharopine dehydrogenase family protein — translation MKTILVLGAGRSSSSLIQYLLQHAAAGPWTVVVGDFSEAAAREKIGTSAHGRAIAFDINNEVQSSAAIQEADVVISLMPATLHPLVARHCLRWNKHLLNASYVSDEMRSYHADALAKGLLFLNECGLDPGIDHMSAMQVIDGIKARGGTLTSFESFTGGLIAPETDPENPWRYKFTWNPRNVVMAGQGTAKFLQGGQYKYIPYQQLFQRFTTVSVPGYGEYEGYANRDSLKYLETYGLQGIQTMVRGTLRNKGYCPAWNVLAQLGCCDDTYAMEGVDQMTHRGFVHAFVEAPAGQLQEKIAAMFHISREGEEMKRLQWSGLFSEENVGLSSGTPAQILEHILAKKWKLNPGDKDLIVMWHRFRFTLAGKEKEIQAHLVATGENEVHTAMAKTVGLPVGIAAKLLLEGKLKTRGVAIPVIKEFYDPILEELASFGIRLIETEY, via the coding sequence ATGAAGACCATTCTTGTTCTGGGCGCTGGGCGCTCCTCCTCGTCGTTGATCCAATACTTACTGCAGCACGCTGCGGCCGGACCGTGGACGGTCGTGGTCGGTGATTTTTCGGAAGCTGCGGCCCGGGAGAAGATCGGGACATCGGCGCACGGCCGTGCCATCGCCTTTGATATCAACAACGAAGTGCAAAGCAGCGCGGCCATCCAGGAGGCCGATGTGGTGATCTCTCTCATGCCCGCTACGCTGCACCCGCTCGTGGCCCGGCATTGCCTGCGGTGGAACAAGCATCTTCTCAATGCCAGCTATGTGTCGGACGAAATGCGGTCGTATCATGCCGACGCTTTAGCAAAGGGATTACTCTTCCTGAATGAGTGTGGTCTCGATCCGGGCATCGACCACATGAGCGCGATGCAAGTGATCGATGGGATCAAGGCGCGGGGTGGGACGTTGACTTCGTTTGAGTCGTTCACCGGCGGTCTCATTGCTCCCGAAACCGACCCCGAGAATCCGTGGCGCTATAAGTTCACCTGGAACCCGCGCAATGTGGTGATGGCCGGCCAGGGCACGGCAAAGTTTTTACAAGGCGGGCAATACAAATACATTCCCTATCAACAACTCTTCCAACGTTTCACCACCGTGTCGGTTCCCGGCTATGGCGAATACGAAGGCTATGCCAACCGCGACTCTTTGAAATACCTGGAAACCTATGGGCTGCAAGGCATACAAACCATGGTGAGAGGCACACTGCGAAACAAAGGCTATTGTCCCGCGTGGAATGTGCTGGCGCAATTGGGATGCTGCGACGATACGTATGCCATGGAAGGCGTTGACCAGATGACCCATCGTGGCTTTGTCCATGCTTTCGTGGAAGCGCCGGCTGGACAACTCCAGGAAAAGATCGCCGCGATGTTTCATATTTCCCGCGAAGGCGAAGAAATGAAACGCCTGCAATGGAGCGGTCTGTTTTCGGAAGAGAATGTGGGATTGTCGTCGGGAACACCGGCGCAGATCCTGGAGCATATCCTGGCAAAAAAATGGAAGCTCAACCCCGGCGACAAAGATCTGATCGTGATGTGGCACCGCTTCCGATTCACCTTGGCGGGAAAAGAAAAAGAAATACAGGCGCACCTGGTCGCTACGGGGGAGAACGAGGTCCATACTGCCATGGCCAAAACGGTCGGGCTGCCGGTCGGCATCGCCGCCAAATTGTTGTTGGAAGGAAAGCTCAAAACACGCGGCGTTGCTATTCCCGTGATAAAAGAATTTTATGATCCCATCCTGGAGGAGTTGGCTTCCTTTGGCATTCGTCTCATCGAAACGGAATACTGA
- a CDS encoding chemotaxis protein CheB: MKKISLNNSYKAVVIGGSAGSFQGVVKILAQLPKGFPLPIIMCLHRLKHVRNGFVEALSIKSVVQVTEPHDKENIKKGSVYLAPANYHMSVELGHSFALSTEEMVNNSRPAIDITLSSCAFVYKEKLVGILLSGANKDGALGMKHIHDRNGLTIVQEPTECMIDTMPKAALAATEIDYVMKVDQIVEFLKELDKQYR; the protein is encoded by the coding sequence ATGAAAAAAATCAGCCTAAATAACAGCTACAAGGCCGTTGTTATCGGTGGGTCAGCAGGCAGCTTTCAGGGTGTAGTCAAAATCCTGGCGCAATTGCCCAAAGGCTTTCCATTGCCGATCATCATGTGCTTGCACCGGCTAAAGCACGTGCGCAACGGCTTTGTGGAGGCGCTCTCCATAAAAAGTGTGGTGCAGGTCACTGAACCCCACGATAAAGAGAACATCAAAAAAGGCAGTGTGTACCTGGCGCCGGCCAACTATCACATGAGCGTGGAACTGGGGCATAGCTTTGCCCTGTCCACCGAAGAGATGGTGAACAACTCACGGCCGGCTATAGACATTACGTTGAGCAGTTGTGCTTTTGTTTATAAAGAAAAACTGGTAGGCATCCTGCTCTCCGGCGCGAACAAAGACGGCGCCCTGGGCATGAAGCACATTCACGACCGCAACGGTCTGACCATTGTGCAGGAGCCCACCGAATGCATGATCGACACCATGCCGAAAGCCGCACTGGCCGCTACGGAGATCGATTATGTGATGAAAGTAGACCAGATAGTAGAGTTTTTAAAAGAACTAGATAAACAATACCGATGA
- the rnhA gene encoding ribonuclease HI, with translation MIRIYTDGAAQGNPGPGGYGVVMKFQSAVKEIAQGFRLTTNNRMELLAVITGLEAIKKEGHPVTIYSDSKYVVDSVEKGWIWGWQKKNFAKKANPDLWQRYIPLHQKYKPKFVWIKGHAGHPENERCDQLAVQAASGGSLPADQWYENHRDSVDS, from the coding sequence ATGATTCGCATTTACACCGATGGCGCCGCCCAAGGTAATCCCGGCCCCGGCGGATATGGGGTGGTGATGAAGTTTCAAAGCGCCGTGAAAGAGATCGCTCAAGGCTTCCGGCTCACCACCAACAACCGCATGGAACTGCTCGCGGTGATCACCGGCCTCGAGGCTATCAAGAAAGAAGGCCACCCTGTGACCATCTATTCCGATTCCAAATATGTTGTGGATTCCGTGGAGAAGGGTTGGATCTGGGGATGGCAAAAAAAGAACTTCGCCAAAAAGGCCAACCCCGACCTGTGGCAACGCTACATTCCCCTCCATCAAAAATACAAACCAAAGTTTGTCTGGATCAAAGGTCATGCCGGCCACCCGGAAAATGAGCGGTGCGACCAGTTGGCCGTACAGGCCGCATCGGGCGGGTCGCTGCCGGCCGACCAGTGGTATGAAAATCATCGCGACAGCGTGGATTCATAA
- a CDS encoding GAF domain-containing protein has protein sequence MKFWRDKSLKQWGVYILMLMTILFVAEYFAVHHTIQRLNESERKIDYARSIQVKNQEIALQAQQFINGRKDLAAPLAADLEQQDHELQTLAKGGRMDGTDFFLTPLSRLPRITYDNLYPYWTRYKTGVHTLLTESETITLKATVAAPVDSLAAAAPEASSTAEGNPKYLQAKADFEAQWISVSHWYDKLIKDLEDEIASRQQAVLSWFAFFLLADVLLLGGLFYAFNRFVLSPIKRLEDNTANHAHTRDLPGNEIGQLSQRINQTIENLKDATDFVTAIGEGKLDMDYRQTLDSAYTQGKNKLADSLIEMQAKLRAMNDEERKRQWANEGLAKFVDILRSSNDNLTTLGDRVIAALVQYTRSNQGGLYLLNEDDANDKHLQLTALFAFDVKKFEQQKIKLGEGILGQTFLEKETTYLSEVPEEYIRITSGLGDAPPKSILMVPLKVDTQVYGIIELASFNSFLPHEIAFVEKLSESIASTLASVTAAQKNRNLIEQFKEQTEVMRSQEEEMRQNMEEMQATQEEVSRKEKNYLARIAELEAQPKSTANRAEIEALEAAWRKKEQEYRQEAEALQSKLTHSPKADDWELAVAVEQALQVNLKALQITQEELDRKTAR, from the coding sequence ATGAAATTTTGGCGCGATAAATCTCTGAAGCAATGGGGCGTATACATCCTGATGCTGATGACCATTCTTTTTGTCGCGGAGTATTTTGCCGTTCATCACACGATCCAGCGCCTCAACGAGTCCGAGCGCAAGATCGACTATGCCCGCAGCATCCAGGTGAAGAACCAGGAGATCGCTCTGCAGGCACAACAATTTATCAACGGCCGCAAAGACCTCGCCGCCCCGCTGGCGGCAGACCTGGAGCAGCAAGATCACGAGCTGCAAACACTGGCCAAGGGCGGCCGCATGGACGGGACCGATTTTTTTTTGACACCCCTGTCGCGCCTTCCCCGCATCACCTACGATAATCTCTACCCTTATTGGACCCGTTACAAAACCGGTGTTCACACCTTGCTTACCGAGAGCGAAACCATCACGCTGAAAGCCACAGTGGCCGCGCCAGTCGATTCGTTGGCAGCCGCTGCTCCGGAGGCGTCATCCACCGCGGAGGGCAACCCAAAATACCTTCAGGCAAAAGCTGACTTTGAAGCCCAATGGATCTCCGTTTCCCATTGGTACGACAAGCTCATTAAAGACCTGGAAGACGAGATCGCGTCCCGTCAACAGGCGGTGCTCAGCTGGTTTGCCTTCTTTCTGCTGGCCGACGTGCTCCTGCTGGGCGGTCTGTTCTATGCCTTCAACCGCTTCGTGCTGTCACCCATCAAACGGCTCGAAGACAACACGGCAAATCATGCCCATACCCGCGACCTTCCCGGTAACGAGATTGGCCAACTGTCGCAAAGGATCAACCAGACCATCGAAAACCTGAAAGATGCCACCGACTTCGTGACAGCGATCGGCGAAGGCAAGCTGGACATGGACTACCGCCAAACCCTCGACAGCGCCTACACGCAAGGCAAGAACAAACTGGCCGACTCGCTCATCGAAATGCAGGCGAAGCTCAGGGCCATGAACGATGAGGAGCGCAAGCGTCAATGGGCCAACGAAGGCCTCGCCAAATTCGTGGACATCCTTCGCTCCTCCAACGACAACCTGACCACGCTGGGCGACCGGGTGATCGCCGCCCTCGTGCAGTATACACGCTCCAACCAAGGCGGCCTCTACCTGTTGAACGAAGACGACGCCAACGACAAGCACCTGCAGCTGACCGCCTTGTTCGCGTTCGACGTGAAGAAATTCGAACAACAAAAGATCAAATTAGGCGAAGGCATCTTGGGCCAGACCTTTCTTGAAAAAGAAACCACCTACCTCTCGGAAGTACCCGAAGAATACATCCGCATCACCTCGGGCCTGGGCGATGCGCCGCCCAAATCCATCCTCATGGTGCCGCTCAAGGTCGACACACAGGTGTATGGCATCATTGAGTTGGCTTCGTTCAATTCTTTTTTGCCACACGAGATCGCTTTTGTCGAGAAGTTGAGCGAATCCATTGCCTCCACGTTGGCGTCGGTCACAGCCGCGCAGAAGAACCGCAACCTGATCGAGCAATTCAAGGAGCAAACGGAGGTGATGCGTTCCCAGGAAGAAGAGATGCGGCAGAATATGGAGGAAATGCAGGCCACGCAGGAAGAGGTGTCGCGGAAGGAGAAGAACTACCTGGCGCGTATAGCCGAACTGGAAGCCCAACCGAAATCAACCGCCAACCGTGCCGAAATAGAAGCCCTAGAGGCCGCGTGGCGTAAAAAGGAACAGGAATACCGACAAGAAGCAGAAGCCTTGCAAAGCAAGCTGACCCATTCGCCCAAAGCCGACGACTGGGAGCTCGCCGTGGCCGTGGAGCAGGCCCTTCAGGTGAACTTGAAAGCGTTGCAAATAACGCAAGAAGAATTGGATAGAAAGACGGCGCGCTGA
- a CDS encoding cytidine deaminase: MKDFVLAPTLHDLDPESIDLVRHAERALPTAHAPYSEFQVGAALLLDNGVIVTGANQENAAYPSGMCAERVALFALASQYPGHAIKKLAVVAQHKTGTELTPATCCGGCRQVMLEFEYRQGKPFEVVMLTEERRWVKAPSAQSLLPFCFTSSTLRAAKIN; the protein is encoded by the coding sequence ATGAAAGACTTTGTCCTTGCCCCAACCCTCCACGACCTCGATCCCGAATCGATCGACTTGGTGCGTCACGCAGAACGTGCCCTGCCCACCGCGCATGCACCCTATTCGGAATTCCAAGTCGGCGCAGCCTTGTTGCTGGACAATGGCGTGATCGTGACGGGCGCCAACCAGGAGAATGCCGCCTATCCTTCGGGCATGTGTGCCGAACGCGTTGCACTTTTTGCCCTGGCTTCTCAATACCCGGGGCATGCCATCAAGAAGCTGGCCGTGGTGGCCCAACACAAAACGGGCACCGAACTGACACCCGCCACCTGCTGCGGAGGTTGCCGGCAGGTGATGCTGGAGTTCGAATACCGCCAGGGGAAACCGTTTGAAGTGGTGATGCTCACGGAGGAGCGTCGCTGGGTGAAAGCACCGTCGGCCCAGTCGCTGTTGCCCTTCTGCTTCACGTCCTCCACACTTCGAGCAGCCAAAATCAACTAA
- a CDS encoding GAF domain-containing protein gives MIGLINDRYKISLFLASLFLLGAGVSVYFIYSLPGSLNLARGFEPSFMKVYLVIGVTFLIGAISLANALRYKKEVIVFRDRKLEDSLAQQEAAASGKSTISLETVKASVDQAKGEKQILQAGLHAICKQVDAGQGALYRIVEEDGKRFAELKSGYALNLAESSVIRFEFGEGLIGQAAVSGNTLYVDDVPEGYIKIVSGLGSASPKFLLITALKKSGQVQGILEIAAFSPINEDQRKFVEEAAQLIADKIS, from the coding sequence ATGATTGGCCTCATTAACGACCGATACAAAATAAGCCTCTTCCTGGCTTCACTGTTCCTGTTGGGAGCGGGTGTATCCGTGTATTTCATTTATTCTTTGCCCGGCAGCCTGAACCTGGCCCGCGGCTTCGAGCCCAGCTTTATGAAAGTATACCTGGTGATCGGCGTCACGTTCCTCATCGGGGCGATCAGCCTGGCGAACGCACTGCGTTACAAGAAAGAGGTGATCGTGTTTCGCGACCGCAAGTTGGAAGACTCCCTGGCACAACAGGAAGCCGCCGCATCGGGCAAAAGCACCATCAGCCTCGAAACGGTGAAAGCCAGCGTGGACCAGGCCAAGGGTGAAAAACAAATCTTACAAGCCGGCCTCCACGCCATTTGCAAGCAGGTGGATGCTGGTCAGGGCGCTTTGTACCGGATCGTGGAAGAAGACGGAAAACGTTTTGCCGAGTTGAAGAGCGGCTATGCGCTGAACCTCGCCGAAAGCTCGGTGATCCGTTTCGAATTCGGGGAAGGCCTCATCGGTCAGGCGGCCGTAAGTGGCAACACCCTGTATGTCGACGATGTGCCGGAAGGCTATATCAAGATCGTTTCGGGATTGGGCAGTGCGTCGCCAAAATTTTTATTGATCACCGCCTTGAAAAAATCAGGACAGGTGCAGGGGATCCTGGAGATCGCCGCCTTCAGTCCCATCAACGAAGATCAACGCAAGTTTGTAGAAGAAGCCGCCCAGTTGATTGCCGACAAGATTTCCTAA
- a CDS encoding bile acid:sodium symporter family protein, which translates to MHPETPSINFSEGSITLMNICLAFIMLSTALEIKREHFTQLLSQRKAVITGLLGQYVLLPLVTVIVVTLLPISNGVALGLIMVSSCPGGSVSNFFSLHARGNVALAVALTGFSSMFAFIMTPANFFFWSSLVPSLHSDVKELHVDFWSLTSKMILVLLLPLVTSMFVAEKWPAIAKRVAKPARIISIIILTMFVVMAFLNNKSILIDTFHKIFWIVLLTNGCGLACAYFFSKVLKNNEAVNRTVAIETSVHNSGLGLILIFSFFGGNVEMALVAAWWGIWHLVSGFGFASFMRGRPLPAPTT; encoded by the coding sequence TTGCATCCGGAAACTCCTAGCATCAATTTCTCAGAAGGCAGCATCACGCTGATGAACATCTGCCTGGCCTTCATCATGCTGAGCACGGCCCTGGAAATCAAACGCGAACATTTCACGCAGCTGCTCTCCCAGCGGAAGGCGGTCATCACGGGCTTGCTCGGGCAGTACGTGTTGTTGCCGCTGGTCACCGTCATCGTCGTCACGCTGCTGCCGATCAGCAACGGTGTGGCCCTGGGGTTGATCATGGTGTCGTCTTGCCCGGGAGGAAGTGTTTCCAATTTCTTTTCGCTACACGCCCGGGGAAATGTAGCCCTGGCGGTAGCCCTCACCGGATTTTCGTCGATGTTTGCTTTTATCATGACGCCGGCGAATTTTTTCTTCTGGTCTTCGCTCGTGCCTTCCCTGCATTCGGACGTCAAAGAACTCCACGTCGACTTTTGGTCGCTCACCAGCAAAATGATCCTGGTCCTGCTGTTGCCCTTGGTGACGAGCATGTTCGTGGCCGAAAAATGGCCCGCCATTGCCAAGCGCGTGGCCAAGCCGGCGCGCATCATTTCCATCATCATTCTCACGATGTTCGTGGTCATGGCCTTCCTGAACAACAAGAGCATCCTGATCGATACCTTTCACAAGATTTTCTGGATTGTGCTGCTCACCAACGGCTGCGGCCTGGCCTGCGCTTATTTTTTTAGCAAGGTGCTCAAGAACAACGAGGCCGTGAACCGGACGGTGGCCATCGAAACGAGCGTCCACAATTCGGGGTTGGGTCTCATTCTGATCTTCAGCTTTTTTGGGGGCAATGTCGAGATGGCGCTGGTCGCCGCCTGGTGGGGCATCTGGCACCTGGTGAGTGGTTTCGGATTTGCGTCGTTCATGCGAGGCAGGCCCCTGCCGGCACCGACAACCTAA
- a CDS encoding 1-acyl-sn-glycerol-3-phosphate acyltransferase — protein MFALAFYVSLKQYCRLALRLFFRQWQVRFVAPLPKGPVIFVANHQSAFMDAILVICSSAANPWSIARANIFGKPWAVKALTLVQIKPLYRFRDGFSTMRKNDAAMEEYAQMLVNGKSLLIFAEGNDDGYWKLRPLQKGFARIALRAEEKSNYTLGLKIVPVGIQYEDHAKFRSRVLITFGEAIPVVPHHATSADNGQSPKDNLDTDRLVDKTSDGLKPLMLHIAGDGDEYERKVAYLYKHHVPQNDLAAQLAADQAIIKNMPATVENVAPVRVTKRWPWWNPLFLYAFINHLLPASIISWFVKKKVHNEQFHSSIQYAFGLVLIPLFYCLQTGMFFALTHSGLWSLLYFISLPLSLSLTRRS, from the coding sequence GTGTTTGCATTAGCTTTTTACGTTTCCCTGAAGCAGTATTGCCGCCTGGCACTGCGTCTGTTTTTCCGGCAGTGGCAAGTCCGCTTCGTGGCTCCCTTGCCAAAAGGTCCCGTGATCTTTGTGGCCAACCATCAAAGCGCCTTCATGGATGCCATCCTGGTCATCTGCAGTTCGGCGGCCAACCCCTGGTCCATCGCCCGGGCCAACATCTTTGGAAAACCGTGGGCCGTCAAAGCCCTGACGCTGGTGCAGATCAAACCGCTCTACCGCTTTCGCGACGGCTTCAGCACCATGCGAAAAAATGACGCCGCCATGGAGGAGTACGCGCAGATGCTGGTCAACGGCAAGTCGCTCCTCATTTTTGCGGAAGGCAACGACGACGGCTACTGGAAACTGCGCCCGTTGCAAAAAGGATTTGCCCGCATCGCCTTGCGCGCCGAAGAAAAAAGCAACTACACCCTCGGGCTCAAGATCGTGCCGGTGGGCATTCAATACGAAGACCACGCGAAGTTCAGGTCCAGGGTGCTGATCACTTTCGGTGAAGCCATTCCCGTGGTGCCCCATCACGCCACTTCCGCAGATAACGGACAAAGCCCGAAAGACAACCTGGACACGGACAGGCTGGTGGACAAAACCAGCGATGGCCTCAAACCCCTCATGCTCCACATCGCAGGCGACGGCGACGAATACGAGCGCAAAGTGGCCTATCTCTACAAACATCATGTACCCCAAAACGACCTGGCCGCACAGTTGGCTGCTGATCAAGCGATCATAAAGAACATGCCGGCTACAGTAGAAAATGTTGCGCCCGTACGCGTAACGAAACGCTGGCCTTGGTGGAATCCATTATTCCTTTATGCCTTTATCAACCATCTCTTACCGGCCAGCATCATCTCCTGGTTTGTAAAAAAGAAAGTACACAACGAACAATTCCATTCCTCCATCCAATATGCCTTCGGACTCGTGCTCATACCCTTGTTTTACTGCCTGCAAACGGGAATGTTTTTCGCCCTCACGCACTCCGGGCTCTGGTCGCTGCTCTATTTCATCTCCTTGCCGCTATCCCTATCGTTAACCCGGAGAAGTTAG
- a CDS encoding MarC family protein, translated as MLDVKEILSVTLILFSVIDILGSIPIIIAIRRREGRIYAERATLISAFLMVIFLYLGQSILHLFGLDVQSFAVAGAIVIFIVALEMILGITLIKDDPDATGSSSVVPLAFPLIAGAGTLTTILSLRAVYHEWNILVGILLNLVFIYIVLRSSSWLERVIGKSGFAVLRRVFGVILLAIAVKIFKTNVLPA; from the coding sequence ATGCTGGACGTTAAAGAAATCCTTTCGGTCACCCTCATTCTCTTTTCCGTGATCGATATCCTGGGATCTATCCCGATCATCATCGCCATCCGGAGACGGGAAGGAAGGATCTATGCCGAACGGGCCACGCTGATCTCGGCGTTCCTCATGGTCATCTTTCTCTACCTGGGGCAGTCCATCCTGCACCTGTTCGGCCTGGATGTGCAGTCGTTTGCCGTGGCCGGTGCTATTGTGATCTTCATTGTGGCCCTGGAAATGATCCTGGGCATAACGCTCATCAAAGACGATCCCGACGCCACGGGCTCCAGCTCGGTCGTGCCCCTGGCCTTCCCCCTCATTGCCGGGGCGGGCACGCTCACGACCATCTTGTCGCTGCGCGCCGTGTATCATGAGTGGAACATCCTGGTCGGCATTTTGCTGAATCTCGTGTTTATTTATATCGTGCTCCGTTCCTCGTCGTGGCTGGAGCGTGTGATCGGCAAATCGGGCTTTGCTGTTTTGCGTCGTGTGTTTGGCGTGATCCTGCTGGCCATCGCCGTGAAGATCTTTAAAACTAATGTGCTCCCCGCATGA